One part of the Candidatus Hydrogenedentota bacterium genome encodes these proteins:
- a CDS encoding ABC transporter permease, with product MNEFVYNSTEQRQLRRLPRDLIRARELLRDLVSKNLRVRYRYAVMGFLWAIFEPLALMLVLTFIFTFIFSGRAPVSGQENTPYAVSLLCGLIFWQFTATALTSATQSLIDNQNLVKKVHFPREIIPIAATGYPLVNLGIGFVILLALHVISGGIIRLSLLYFCIVFGLHIAALVGLAMLLACANVLYRDIGYMTSVAVVFGFYASPVFYPLEFVVRLTDLPAWVEPWYPWLVRLYLLNPMAELLTAYRQILFECRFPDLWLLAWPSVTAVVALGLGAYVCRRTGPTLSDYL from the coding sequence ATGAACGAGTTCGTTTATAACAGCACAGAACAGCGGCAGTTACGGCGGCTGCCCCGCGACCTCATCCGCGCCCGCGAACTCCTGCGGGACCTCGTCTCGAAAAACCTGCGCGTGCGCTACCGCTACGCCGTCATGGGGTTTCTATGGGCCATATTTGAACCTTTGGCCCTCATGCTCGTCCTGACTTTCATCTTCACATTCATTTTCTCCGGGCGCGCGCCCGTTTCCGGACAGGAAAACACGCCCTACGCCGTCAGCCTTCTGTGCGGCCTCATCTTCTGGCAATTCACGGCAACCGCTCTCACGAGCGCAACCCAATCGCTCATCGACAACCAGAACCTGGTCAAGAAGGTCCACTTCCCGCGTGAGATTATCCCCATCGCCGCCACAGGCTATCCGCTGGTCAATCTGGGCATTGGTTTTGTGATTCTGCTGGCCCTTCACGTTATCTCGGGCGGTATTATCAGACTATCTTTATTGTATTTTTGCATCGTTTTTGGCTTGCATATAGCCGCTCTTGTCGGGCTCGCGATGCTGCTCGCCTGCGCCAATGTACTCTATCGGGACATCGGCTACATGACCAGCGTCGCCGTCGTGTTCGGCTTCTACGCCTCACCGGTTTTCTATCCGCTTGAATTCGTCGTCCGGTTGACGGACCTGCCCGCTTGGGTGGAGCCGTGGTATCCGTGGCTGGTGCGTCTATACCTCTTGAACCCAATGGCGGAACTGCTGACGGCGTACCGGCAAATCCTGTTTGAGTGCCGCTTTCCGGACCTTTGGCTCCTGGCATGGCCATCGGTCACGGCGGTCGTCGCGCTCGGCTTGGGCGCGTACGTATGCCGCCGCACCGGCCCCACCCTTTCGGACTATCTGTGA
- a CDS encoding ABC transporter ATP-binding protein, producing the protein MPPHRPHPFGLSVMSVIDIKHVTKVYPARRGTRVMLGRGGLGDWLRGRKTATFAALRDISLEVGPGESLGIIGRNGSGKSTLLKILAGVTLPTSGEVIVRGRVASLLELGAGFHPMLTGRENVYLNAGLLGMRHAQVDEVFDQIVAFSGIGEFIDQPVDTYSSGMYVRIGFAVAAHTNPDIFLVDEVLSVGDEDFQRKCRRRIGELREQGKTIVFVSHDLGTVNTLCRRVVLLNKGEMVVRDTPQKTINFYLRQVGRDRGVHTFTDGAIEAIHCDGRLSLFARQEEITASTGCQMALTSLGQRHFSSDAEWELAEAGESCCRAQGRMTRLPVRFDWRMELEAGRLTWHAAIECEHAVELSLIELMICLPTSYLHWLYGDYAGRFPDILPADSGWNVVVAPEVSAHEAAALPEEGAALPPLMFRLTPHLPHMALYWANSEYVSFSRLLIPYARFPEENCVFSAGRHDIVTLTIDTTTDRARIRERMRTERSLQSGRLTARFELGKVRVSYDEEELTAALHLYSSILMEHLWHDSISLQWSAVRSDGRRLAVSGVSRRFPFRQDWEMEAVEGGFALRIWVEALEPFDAQEYHVSAVLRAEYENWETDHESGVFPPFDRAMSIWKHLNRTYAPGCRAQALSSRLPSVIFEVTAQDMGFRMTPLNTGHDQHARVLQALRPSDMSPLHFDAGRHLYFSGRLLISPCAEPQVRQAPFAR; encoded by the coding sequence ATGCCGCCGCACCGGCCCCACCCTTTCGGACTATCTGTGATGTCCGTCATTGACATCAAGCATGTAACCAAGGTCTATCCGGCACGGCGCGGCACGCGCGTCATGCTCGGGCGCGGCGGTTTGGGCGACTGGCTGCGCGGGCGGAAAACGGCGACGTTTGCCGCGTTGCGGGACATCTCCCTGGAGGTGGGGCCGGGCGAATCACTGGGTATCATCGGCCGGAACGGCTCGGGAAAGAGCACCTTGCTGAAGATTCTGGCGGGCGTCACGCTGCCGACCAGCGGCGAGGTCATCGTGCGCGGGCGCGTGGCGTCCCTGCTGGAACTCGGCGCGGGTTTCCATCCCATGCTGACCGGGCGCGAGAACGTCTACTTGAACGCGGGGCTGCTGGGCATGCGCCACGCGCAGGTGGACGAGGTCTTCGACCAGATCGTCGCGTTCTCCGGTATCGGCGAATTCATCGACCAGCCCGTGGACACTTACAGCAGCGGCATGTACGTGCGCATCGGATTCGCCGTCGCCGCGCACACGAACCCGGACATTTTCCTGGTAGACGAGGTGCTGTCCGTCGGCGACGAAGATTTTCAGCGCAAGTGCCGCCGCCGGATTGGCGAACTGCGCGAGCAGGGCAAGACCATCGTTTTCGTGTCGCACGACCTCGGCACAGTCAACACGTTGTGCCGGCGCGTCGTGCTGTTGAACAAGGGCGAGATGGTCGTCCGCGACACCCCGCAGAAGACCATCAATTTCTATCTGCGGCAAGTGGGCCGCGACCGCGGCGTTCACACGTTCACCGACGGCGCCATCGAGGCCATCCACTGCGACGGGAGGCTCTCGCTGTTCGCGCGCCAGGAGGAGATCACTGCGTCCACCGGCTGCCAGATGGCTCTGACCTCGCTTGGCCAGCGGCACTTCTCGTCCGACGCGGAATGGGAGCTTGCCGAGGCCGGTGAGTCATGCTGCCGCGCGCAGGGTCGCATGACGCGGCTGCCCGTGCGTTTCGACTGGCGCATGGAACTCGAGGCCGGGCGCCTGACCTGGCATGCCGCCATAGAATGCGAACACGCGGTGGAGCTTTCGCTCATCGAACTCATGATCTGCCTGCCCACGTCTTACCTGCACTGGCTCTACGGCGATTACGCCGGGCGCTTCCCGGATATCCTCCCCGCTGACAGCGGCTGGAACGTGGTTGTCGCGCCCGAGGTCTCCGCGCATGAAGCCGCCGCGTTGCCCGAGGAGGGCGCGGCGTTGCCACCGCTGATGTTCCGGTTAACGCCACACCTGCCGCACATGGCGCTCTACTGGGCCAATTCGGAATACGTGTCGTTCAGCCGCTTGTTGATTCCATATGCCAGGTTTCCGGAGGAAAACTGCGTTTTTTCCGCAGGACGGCACGACATAGTGACCTTGACGATTGACACCACAACCGACCGGGCGCGCATTCGGGAGCGCATGCGCACGGAGCGGTCCCTGCAGTCCGGACGGCTGACCGCCCGTTTCGAACTGGGCAAGGTGCGCGTCAGCTATGATGAAGAAGAACTCACCGCGGCGCTGCATCTCTACTCTTCCATACTCATGGAACATCTGTGGCACGACAGCATCAGCCTGCAATGGAGCGCCGTGCGCTCGGATGGGCGCCGGCTTGCGGTCTCGGGTGTTTCCCGGCGCTTCCCGTTCCGGCAGGACTGGGAAATGGAAGCGGTCGAAGGCGGCTTCGCCCTGCGCATCTGGGTCGAGGCGCTTGAACCGTTCGACGCGCAGGAGTACCACGTGTCGGCGGTACTTCGCGCCGAGTACGAAAACTGGGAGACCGACCACGAATCGGGGGTGTTTCCGCCCTTTGACCGCGCTATGAGCATATGGAAACACCTGAATCGCACGTATGCGCCCGGCTGCCGCGCGCAAGCCTTGAGTTCCCGTTTGCCGTCTGTTATTTTCGAGGTGACGGCGCAGGACATGGGTTTCCGGATGACGCCCCTGAATACGGGGCATGACCAGCACGCGCGCGTGTTGCAGGCGTTGCGCCCTTCGGATATGAGTCCGCTTCATTTCGACGCGGGCCGGCATTTGTATTTCTCGGGCAGGCTGCTCATCAGCCCCTGCGCGGAGCCGCAGGTGCGACAGGCCCCGTTCGCCCGATAA
- a CDS encoding radical SAM protein — MATSAQPHSGVVQAGAPAADALARGYKKTKKRTLNRRGVMWLGQTCNARCYFCYFINRIEDHKHPEHPFMSLEKAKLICSTLRYFYGNTAIDIQGGEPTIFKGIFELIRYCRDIGLYPTLITNGLMLGKPGMLEKFRDAGIRDFLVSLHGVGEVHDEVVGVKGGYQKITAAIERMRELAIPFRFNCTMSEPVVKILPEVAQKAIAYGALAVNFIAFNPFGDQQTGTRTARNVARYSDIKAQLTKAMDMLEEAGIEVNVRYLPLCMAEPRHRKNFYNYKQLSYDHHEWDYASWLWTMMQTQMMRDGGTTPPFHIGYRSHELYKRDPHALVTLCAAQPFKMGLKFRAQRLLARLRQLRRGKPAIYAEEAEQRARDDCAYKYHEACQQCHARHICDGFHGDYAGFFGTDEAAPIADMPTTNDPLHFIKDQEKLVEPEDEHWAL; from the coding sequence ATGGCGACATCGGCGCAGCCCCACAGCGGCGTTGTTCAGGCAGGCGCACCCGCGGCGGACGCACTCGCGCGCGGCTATAAGAAAACGAAGAAACGCACACTGAACCGGCGCGGCGTCATGTGGCTTGGCCAGACCTGCAATGCGCGGTGCTACTTCTGCTACTTCATCAATCGCATCGAGGACCACAAACACCCCGAACATCCCTTCATGTCGCTTGAGAAGGCCAAATTGATCTGCTCGACTCTGCGCTATTTCTACGGCAATACGGCCATCGACATCCAAGGCGGCGAACCCACGATCTTCAAAGGCATTTTCGAGTTGATCCGGTATTGCCGCGACATCGGCCTCTACCCCACGCTCATCACTAACGGGCTGATGCTCGGCAAGCCCGGCATGCTCGAAAAATTCCGCGACGCCGGCATTCGCGATTTCCTGGTCAGCCTGCACGGGGTGGGCGAGGTGCATGACGAGGTCGTCGGCGTGAAGGGCGGCTACCAGAAGATCACCGCCGCCATCGAGCGCATGCGCGAACTGGCAATACCGTTCCGCTTTAACTGCACCATGTCCGAGCCCGTGGTGAAGATCCTGCCCGAGGTGGCGCAAAAGGCCATAGCCTACGGCGCGCTCGCGGTGAACTTCATCGCGTTCAACCCCTTTGGCGACCAGCAGACCGGCACGCGCACCGCACGCAACGTCGCCCGCTATTCCGACATCAAGGCGCAATTGACCAAGGCAATGGACATGCTCGAGGAGGCGGGAATCGAAGTGAACGTGCGGTATCTGCCGCTGTGCATGGCGGAACCCCGGCACCGAAAGAACTTCTACAATTACAAGCAGCTCAGCTACGATCATCACGAGTGGGATTACGCGAGCTGGTTGTGGACCATGATGCAGACGCAGATGATGCGCGACGGGGGCACCACGCCGCCGTTCCACATCGGCTACCGGTCGCATGAGTTGTACAAGCGCGACCCGCACGCGCTGGTGACGCTGTGCGCGGCGCAGCCGTTCAAGATGGGGCTCAAGTTCCGCGCGCAACGGTTGCTCGCCCGGCTCCGCCAGCTGCGCCGGGGCAAACCCGCAATCTACGCGGAAGAAGCCGAACAGCGCGCGCGGGACGACTGCGCGTATAAATACCACGAGGCGTGCCAACAGTGCCATGCGAGACACATCTGCGACGGTTTCCATGGCGACTACGCGGGTTTCTTCGGCACGGATGAGGCCGCGCCCATTGCCGATATGCCCACTACGAACGACCCGCTGCATTTCATCAAAGACCAGGAAAAACTGGTCGAACCGGAAGACGAGCACTGGGCGCTATGA